The Dendropsophus ebraccatus isolate aDenEbr1 chromosome 10, aDenEbr1.pat, whole genome shotgun sequence genome has a segment encoding these proteins:
- the DXO gene encoding decapping and exoribonuclease protein isoform X2, with protein MDGTVHTARDRGAKSHKRSLDQDTADFPPSKNPHVSSPPFRTHPSFYQGSFPFYRLPSELGYFSLDDKRCYHGDARRLRHLSLPAGMDSGGASLGWDLMEGFEDRYVRRDEEEKEGLLHFLTWVKENRGRLQGNEHSGSKRPVDRDFVTWRGHLTKILCTPYETQEGWILAVTLFKGTLYINERETATAYKRRKERTPEQEKLMYSGYKFESYMCADSPDGAPCPSEVVNTNEAYCSVLLGRLASHSFLVSGEVDCKDPNSTNPSPPSCYVELKTSAQIRSPHQERSFRRYKLLKWWSQSFLLGIPLIVAGFRNPQGRIVSLQKFRTSEIPHLVRGDRQSWDPAVCMNFCNAFLSYIKQVVTTDDPRVVYVFSWEPGQDVTFTVEADSDKLVVPDWYVRELS; from the exons ATGGATGGAACTGTGCATACAGCCagagacagaggag CAAAGAGCCATAAAAGAAGCCTTGACCaggacacggcagatttcccaCCATCCAAGAACCCTCAcgtctcctctcctcctttcAGGACTCATCCCTCCTTCTACCAGGGCTCCTTCCCCTTTTACAGACTGCCCTCAGAGCTAGGGTATTTCTCCCTAGATGATAAGCGATGTTACCATGGGGATGCCCGACGCCTCCGCCATCTTAGCCTCCCTGCGGGGATGGATAGTGGAGGAGCCTCCCTCGGATGGGACCTGATGGAAGGATTTGAGGATCGCTACGTACGACGAGACGAAGAGGAGAAGGAAGGACTTCTGCATTTCTTAACATGGgtgaaagagaacagggggcgcCTGCAAGGAAATGAACATTCTGGTAGCAAAAG GCCGGTGGACcgagactttgtcacctggaggGGTCACCTGACTAAAATTTTGTGCACCCCGTATGAGACCCAGGAAGGCTGGATCCTTGCCGTTACTCTGTTTAAGGGCACCCTGTATATCAACGAGAGGGAGACCGCAACCGCATATAAGAGGAGGAAAGAGAGGACTCCGGAGCAGGAGAAGCTTATGTATTCTGGATACAAGTTTGAGAGCTACATGTGTGCAG ATTCTCCTGATGGCGCTCCGTGCCCTTCTGAAGTTGTGAACACCAATGAGGCATATTGCAGCGTCTTGCTAGGTCGCCTGGCATCCCATTCTTTCCTGGTTTCTGGAGAGGTGGACTGTAAAGACCCGAACAGCACTAATCCCTCACCTCCATCTTGTTACGTAGAGCTGAAGACGAGTGCCCAGATACGAAGCCCACACCAAGAGCGCAGCTTCCGCAG GTATAAGCTCCTGAAGTGGTGGAGCCAGTCCTTCCTGCTTGGGATTCCTCTCATCGTTGCTGGATTTCGGAATCCGCAAGGAAGAATCGTGTCTCTACAGAAGTTCAGAACGTCAGAGATCCCTCACTTAGTGCGG GGTGACCGGCAGAGCTGGGATCCGGCCGTTTGTATGAACTTCTGTAACGCCTTCCTCAGTTATATCAAGCAGGTGGTGACCACAGATGACCCCAG GGTTGTCTATGTCTTCTCCTGGGAGCCGGGTCAGGACGTCACTTTCACTGTTGAAGCAGATTCTGATAAGTTGGTCGTCCCAGACTGGTACGTGCGGGAATTATCATAG
- the DXO gene encoding decapping and exoribonuclease protein isoform X1, translating to MEELLLRKAEAAPPLVLSAKSHKRSLDQDTADFPPSKNPHVSSPPFRTHPSFYQGSFPFYRLPSELGYFSLDDKRCYHGDARRLRHLSLPAGMDSGGASLGWDLMEGFEDRYVRRDEEEKEGLLHFLTWVKENRGRLQGNEHSGSKRPVDRDFVTWRGHLTKILCTPYETQEGWILAVTLFKGTLYINERETATAYKRRKERTPEQEKLMYSGYKFESYMCADSPDGAPCPSEVVNTNEAYCSVLLGRLASHSFLVSGEVDCKDPNSTNPSPPSCYVELKTSAQIRSPHQERSFRRYKLLKWWSQSFLLGIPLIVAGFRNPQGRIVSLQKFRTSEIPHLVRGDRQSWDPAVCMNFCNAFLSYIKQVVTTDDPRVVYVFSWEPGQDVTFTVEADSDKLVVPDWYVRELS from the exons ATGGAGGAGTTGTTGCTTAGAAAAGCAGAAGCAGCGCCACCTCTGGTTCTGTCAG CAAAGAGCCATAAAAGAAGCCTTGACCaggacacggcagatttcccaCCATCCAAGAACCCTCAcgtctcctctcctcctttcAGGACTCATCCCTCCTTCTACCAGGGCTCCTTCCCCTTTTACAGACTGCCCTCAGAGCTAGGGTATTTCTCCCTAGATGATAAGCGATGTTACCATGGGGATGCCCGACGCCTCCGCCATCTTAGCCTCCCTGCGGGGATGGATAGTGGAGGAGCCTCCCTCGGATGGGACCTGATGGAAGGATTTGAGGATCGCTACGTACGACGAGACGAAGAGGAGAAGGAAGGACTTCTGCATTTCTTAACATGGgtgaaagagaacagggggcgcCTGCAAGGAAATGAACATTCTGGTAGCAAAAG GCCGGTGGACcgagactttgtcacctggaggGGTCACCTGACTAAAATTTTGTGCACCCCGTATGAGACCCAGGAAGGCTGGATCCTTGCCGTTACTCTGTTTAAGGGCACCCTGTATATCAACGAGAGGGAGACCGCAACCGCATATAAGAGGAGGAAAGAGAGGACTCCGGAGCAGGAGAAGCTTATGTATTCTGGATACAAGTTTGAGAGCTACATGTGTGCAG ATTCTCCTGATGGCGCTCCGTGCCCTTCTGAAGTTGTGAACACCAATGAGGCATATTGCAGCGTCTTGCTAGGTCGCCTGGCATCCCATTCTTTCCTGGTTTCTGGAGAGGTGGACTGTAAAGACCCGAACAGCACTAATCCCTCACCTCCATCTTGTTACGTAGAGCTGAAGACGAGTGCCCAGATACGAAGCCCACACCAAGAGCGCAGCTTCCGCAG GTATAAGCTCCTGAAGTGGTGGAGCCAGTCCTTCCTGCTTGGGATTCCTCTCATCGTTGCTGGATTTCGGAATCCGCAAGGAAGAATCGTGTCTCTACAGAAGTTCAGAACGTCAGAGATCCCTCACTTAGTGCGG GGTGACCGGCAGAGCTGGGATCCGGCCGTTTGTATGAACTTCTGTAACGCCTTCCTCAGTTATATCAAGCAGGTGGTGACCACAGATGACCCCAG GGTTGTCTATGTCTTCTCCTGGGAGCCGGGTCAGGACGTCACTTTCACTGTTGAAGCAGATTCTGATAAGTTGGTCGTCCCAGACTGGTACGTGCGGGAATTATCATAG
- the STK19 gene encoding inactive serine/threonine-protein kinase 19, whose translation MDRKRKLICDPFKVKKPRDEDLNSDVNVYPSPYPDFTDEPQEALSYLWALFPRKLFNDTLPPMILRHQLYSLIRDRTTVDRLLSTLQQKGEVCLVQPGFDPDTFLVVRNEDFLSFVLKSVDGKSGANVVRRFLDSSLFNPSKISYNREEMMERHRFSDAEITQLVRAGLLTVRDAGSWWLSIPGTGKFNKHFIKGQKALLSQIRRSRYKEVLLTDLSTRKSPPAVQLGMEYHIHDIIGAGLVDCVPTPSGTLLRLSDT comes from the exons ATGGACCGCAAACGCAAGCTGATCTGTGACCCGTTCAAAGTAAAGAAACCAAGGGATGAAGATCTGAACTCTGATGTGAACGTTTATCCGTCACCATATCCAG ATTTCACAGACGAACCTCAGGAGGCCTTATCATATCTCTGGGCTCTGTTCCCTCGCAAACTTTTTAATGACACTCTCCCCCCTATGATCTTAAGACATCAGCTGTACAGTCTCATCCGAGATCGCACCACTGTAGATAGGTTACTG AGCACGTTACAACAGAAGGGGGAGGTTTGCCTTGTCCAGCCCGGCTTTGATCCTGACACTTTCCTTGTGGTCAGGAATGAAGATTTTCTCAGCTTTGTCTTAAAAAGCGTAGATGGAAAGTCTGGAGCCAACGTTGTCCGGCGATTCCTGGACTCCAGCCTCTTCAATCCCTCTAAGATCAGCTACAAccgggaggagatgatggagagaCACAGGTTCAGCGATGCAGAGATCAC GCAGCTGGTCCGGGCCGGGCTCCTCACCGTCAGGGATGCCGGGAGCTGGTGGCTGTCTATTCCCGGAACTGGGAAGTTTAACAAACATTTTATAAAAG GACAGAAAGCACTTTTATCACAGATCAGACGCTCCCGATATAAAGAGGTCCTCCTCACAGATCTGTCCACGCGGAAATCTCCACCCGCAGTTCAGTTAGGAATGGAGTATCACATCCATGACATCATCGGGGCCGGGCTGGTAGACTG TGTCCCCACCCCGTCCGGGACCCTCCTCCGCCTATCGGACACATAG